The proteins below are encoded in one region of Maribacter aestuarii:
- a CDS encoding OmpA family protein — protein MKHLSKLLVVALLVVGFNSIQAQDENNPWQVQFGVNAIDVYPTGDVSSFGNEFFNVNDHWNILPSISYIGVSKAVGDGFSVGARGSLNKISKLGDVSVDDLSHYAIDGTIKYDFIRRTTVIDPFIEIGGGYTWVDEIGAGTVNGGVGLNIWFSENLGLTLQSSYKHAFEDYGVKHFQHLAGISVKFGGTDTDGDGIYDKDDACPEVAGLEAFNGCPDSDGDGIEDSKDDCPNEAGSKEMNGCPDADGDGVADKDDACPNEAGLAALAGCPDADGDGVADKDDECPNEAGPAENKGCPWPDADGDGVLDKDDQCPDVAGTVANQGCPEVTEEVQKQLNDYARTILFDTGKASIKAESTSVMVDIITILKEYPTAKFTVEGHTDSVGSDKLNQGLSEKRALSVKEFLVEKGIDEFRLSAIGYGESKPIATNNTRAGRAQNRRVEINLVK, from the coding sequence ATGAAACATCTTAGCAAATTATTGGTTGTTGCCCTACTTGTTGTAGGATTTAACAGCATACAAGCGCAAGACGAGAATAATCCTTGGCAAGTACAGTTTGGGGTTAACGCCATTGACGTATATCCAACTGGGGATGTCAGCTCTTTTGGCAATGAATTCTTTAATGTGAACGATCACTGGAATATCCTACCTTCTATTTCTTATATAGGAGTTTCTAAGGCTGTTGGTGATGGATTTTCTGTTGGAGCCAGAGGGTCTCTAAACAAAATCAGCAAACTGGGTGACGTTAGCGTTGATGATCTTTCTCATTATGCTATAGATGGTACAATAAAATATGACTTCATCAGAAGAACTACCGTTATTGATCCTTTCATCGAAATCGGTGGTGGTTATACTTGGGTTGATGAAATAGGTGCTGGTACTGTAAACGGAGGTGTTGGACTTAACATTTGGTTCTCAGAGAACTTAGGTCTTACTCTACAGTCTTCATATAAGCACGCTTTCGAAGATTACGGTGTTAAGCATTTTCAGCACTTAGCCGGTATCTCTGTTAAATTCGGAGGAACTGATACTGATGGTGATGGAATATATGACAAAGATGATGCTTGTCCAGAAGTTGCTGGCTTAGAAGCATTCAACGGATGTCCAGATTCTGATGGTGATGGCATCGAGGACAGCAAAGATGATTGTCCTAACGAAGCTGGTTCTAAAGAAATGAACGGATGTCCTGATGCTGACGGTGACGGTGTCGCTGATAAAGATGATGCTTGTCCTAACGAAGCAGGTCTTGCGGCTCTTGCTGGTTGCCCTGATGCTGATGGTGACGGTGTTGCAGATAAAGATGATGAATGTCCTAACGAAGCAGGTCCTGCTGAAAACAAAGGTTGCCCATGGCCAGATGCTGATGGTGACGGTGTACTTGACAAAGACGATCAATGTCCAGATGTTGCAGGTACTGTAGCCAACCAAGGTTGCCCAGAAGTAACTGAAGAAGTTCAAAAACAATTGAACGACTATGCAAGAACAATTTTGTTCGATACAGGTAAAGCTTCTATTAAAGCTGAGTCAACTTCTGTAATGGTTGATATCATTACAATATTAAAAGAGTACCCAACTGCTAAATTTACAGTAGAAGGTCATACTGATAGTGTTGGTAGCGATAAGCTTAATCAAGGTCTTTCTGAAAAGAGAGCACTTTCAGTAAAAGAATTCTTAGTAGAGAAAGGTATAGATGAATTCAGATTATCTGCAATAGGATATGGTGAATCTAAACCAATCGCAACTAATAACACTAGAGCTGGTAGAGCTCAAAACAGAAGGGTAGAAATTAACTTAGTAAAATAA
- the kbl gene encoding glycine C-acetyltransferase — MYGKIKEHLQEELQSIKEDGLFKEERIIVTPQNPVIKIATGEEVINLCANNYLGLSSHPEVVQAAKDTMDTHGFGMSSVRFICGTQDIHKKLEQKIADFYGTEDTILYAACFDANGGVFEPLLSAEDAIISDSLNHASIIDGVRLCKAKRYRYANSDMEDLEKQLQQANKDGSRFKLVVTDGVFSMDGLVAPLDKICDLAEKYDAMVMIDECHATGFIGAKGIGTLEEKGVMGRVDIITGTLGKALGGAMGGYTTGKKEIIAMLRQRSRPYLFSNSLAPAIVGASIKVFELLEKDTSLRDRLEENTAYFKKGMISSGFDIIDGDSAIVPVMLYDAKLSQEMANKLLEKGIYVIGFFYPVVPKDKARIRVQLSAAHTKEHLDAAIRAFTEVGKELEIV; from the coding sequence ATGTACGGAAAAATTAAAGAGCATTTACAAGAAGAATTGCAGAGTATTAAGGAAGACGGGCTATTTAAAGAAGAGCGCATTATAGTTACTCCACAGAACCCAGTTATCAAAATAGCTACTGGAGAAGAGGTTATTAACTTGTGCGCAAATAATTACCTAGGCCTTTCATCACATCCTGAAGTTGTGCAGGCAGCCAAGGACACTATGGACACCCACGGTTTTGGGATGTCTTCGGTTCGTTTTATCTGCGGCACTCAAGACATCCATAAAAAGCTCGAGCAAAAGATAGCCGATTTCTATGGTACAGAGGATACCATATTATACGCCGCATGCTTTGATGCCAACGGTGGGGTTTTTGAACCCTTGCTATCGGCAGAGGACGCTATCATATCCGATTCCTTAAACCATGCCTCCATTATTGATGGGGTCAGACTGTGTAAAGCGAAGCGATATCGATATGCCAATAGTGATATGGAAGATCTTGAAAAACAGTTACAACAAGCGAATAAAGACGGTTCAAGGTTTAAACTTGTGGTAACCGACGGTGTCTTCTCCATGGATGGCTTGGTTGCGCCTTTGGATAAAATCTGTGATCTGGCTGAAAAATATGATGCCATGGTAATGATAGACGAGTGCCATGCTACAGGATTCATTGGAGCCAAAGGTATTGGCACCCTGGAAGAAAAGGGTGTAATGGGCCGAGTAGATATCATCACCGGTACTTTAGGAAAAGCGCTTGGCGGTGCCATGGGCGGATACACCACTGGAAAAAAAGAAATTATAGCGATGCTTAGGCAACGCTCCAGACCCTATCTATTTTCAAACTCCTTGGCACCGGCAATTGTAGGAGCCTCCATAAAGGTGTTCGAACTACTAGAAAAGGATACTTCCTTAAGGGACAGACTTGAAGAGAACACAGCTTATTTCAAAAAGGGTATGATTAGCTCCGGTTTTGATATCATAGATGGAGATTCGGCTATTGTACCCGTCATGTTGTATGACGCCAAGCTTTCGCAGGAAATGGCGAATAAATTGCTGGAAAAAGGAATCTATGTCATCGGTTTCTTTTATCCGGTAGTCCCAAAAGACAAAGCTAGAATTCGCGTACAGCTATCCGCTGCCCATACTAAAGAACATTTAGATGCGGCAATTAGGGCTTTTACTGAGGTAGGGAAAGAATTGGAAATCGTTTAA